Proteins found in one Pseudomonas mosselii genomic segment:
- a CDS encoding DUF3094 family protein, whose amino-acid sequence MTSRLNPEDQRRVDEYLSAPQHQVERRPFRPWLLLLLVVAVTIGLGLLSRLLSGLVL is encoded by the coding sequence ATGACCAGCCGCCTGAATCCCGAAGATCAGCGTCGCGTCGATGAGTATCTGAGTGCCCCCCAGCATCAAGTCGAGCGCCGGCCTTTCCGGCCATGGCTGCTCCTGCTGCTGGTGGTGGCCGTGACCATCGGTCTGGGCCTGTTGAGCCGCCTGCTGAGTGGACTGGTGCTATGA
- the clpB gene encoding ATP-dependent chaperone ClpB, whose product MRIDRLTSKLQLALSDSQSLAVGMDHPAIEPLHLMQALIDQQGGSIKPLLMQVGFDINSLRKALTKELDQLPKIQNPTGDVNMSQDLARLLNQADRLAQQKGDQFISSELVLLAAMDENSKVGKLLLGQGVSKKALENAINNLRGGAAVNDANAEESRQALDKYTVDLTKRAEEGKLDPVIGRDDEIRRTIQVLQRRTKNNPVLIGEPGVGKTAIAEGLAQRIINGEVPDGLKGKRLLALDMGALIAGAKYRGEFEERLKGLLNELSKQEGQIILFIDELHTMVGAGKGEGAMDAGNMLKPALARGELHCVGATTLNEYRQFIEKDAALERRFQKVLVEEPSEEDTIAILRGLKERYEVHHKVAITDGAIIAAAKLSHRYITDRQLPDKAIDLIDEAASRIRMEIDSKPEVLDRLDRRLIQLKVESQALKKEEDEAAKKRLEKLTEEIDRLEREYADLEEIWASEKAEVQGSAQIQQKIEQSRQELEAARRKGDLSRMAELQYGVIPDLERSLQMVDQHGKTDNQLLRNKVTEEEIAEVVSKWTGIPVAKMLEGEREKLLKMESLLHERVIGQDEAVTAVANAVRRSRAGLSDPNRPSGSFLFLGPTGVGKTELCKALAEFLFDTEEAMVRIDMSEFMEKHSVARLIGAPPGYVGYEEGGYLTEAVRRKPYSVVLLDEVEKAHPDVFNVLLQVLEDGRLTDSHGRTVDFRNTVIVMTSNLGSAQIQELAGDREAQRAAVMDAVGSHFRPEFINRIDEVVVFEPLGRDQIAGITEIQLGRLRGRLAERELSLSLSPEALDKLIAVGYDPVYGARPLKRAIQRWIENPLAQLILSGEFLPGAAITAKVQGEEIVFA is encoded by the coding sequence ATGCGAATAGACCGACTGACCAGCAAGCTGCAACTGGCATTATCCGACTCCCAATCCCTGGCCGTGGGCATGGACCACCCGGCCATCGAGCCCCTGCACCTGATGCAGGCGCTGATCGACCAGCAGGGCGGCTCGATCAAGCCGCTGCTGATGCAGGTCGGCTTTGACATCAACAGCCTGCGCAAGGCGTTGACCAAGGAGCTCGACCAACTGCCGAAAATCCAGAATCCCACGGGCGATGTGAACATGTCCCAGGACCTGGCACGCCTGCTCAACCAGGCCGACCGCCTGGCCCAGCAGAAGGGTGACCAGTTCATCTCCAGCGAGCTGGTGCTGCTCGCCGCCATGGACGAGAACAGCAAGGTCGGCAAGCTGCTGCTCGGCCAGGGCGTGAGCAAGAAGGCCCTGGAGAACGCCATCAACAACCTGCGCGGCGGCGCGGCGGTGAACGACGCCAATGCCGAGGAATCGCGCCAGGCCCTGGACAAGTACACCGTTGACCTCACCAAGCGCGCCGAAGAGGGCAAGCTGGACCCGGTGATCGGCCGTGACGACGAGATCCGCCGCACCATCCAGGTGCTGCAACGCCGCACCAAGAACAACCCGGTGCTGATCGGCGAACCCGGCGTGGGCAAGACCGCCATCGCCGAGGGCCTGGCCCAGCGCATCATCAACGGCGAGGTGCCCGATGGCCTGAAAGGCAAGCGCCTGCTGGCCCTGGACATGGGCGCGCTGATTGCTGGCGCCAAGTACCGCGGCGAGTTCGAAGAGCGCCTCAAAGGCCTGCTCAACGAACTGAGCAAGCAGGAAGGCCAGATCATCCTGTTCATCGACGAACTGCACACCATGGTCGGCGCCGGTAAAGGCGAAGGCGCCATGGATGCCGGCAACATGCTCAAGCCGGCCCTGGCCCGTGGCGAGCTGCATTGCGTCGGTGCCACCACGCTCAACGAGTACCGCCAGTTCATCGAGAAGGACGCCGCCCTCGAGCGCCGTTTCCAGAAGGTGCTGGTCGAGGAGCCGAGCGAGGAAGACACCATCGCCATCCTGCGCGGCCTGAAGGAACGCTATGAAGTGCACCACAAGGTGGCCATCACCGACGGCGCGATCATCGCCGCGGCCAAGCTCAGCCACCGCTACATCACCGACCGCCAGCTGCCGGACAAGGCCATCGACCTGATCGACGAAGCGGCCAGCCGCATCCGCATGGAGATCGACTCCAAGCCGGAAGTGCTCGACCGCCTCGACCGTCGCTTGATCCAACTGAAGGTGGAGTCCCAGGCACTTAAGAAAGAAGAAGACGAAGCGGCGAAGAAACGCCTGGAGAAGCTGACCGAGGAAATCGACCGCCTGGAGCGCGAGTACGCCGACCTCGAAGAGATCTGGGCCTCGGAAAAAGCCGAGGTGCAGGGCTCGGCGCAGATCCAGCAGAAGATCGAGCAGTCGCGCCAGGAACTGGAAGCCGCGCGCCGCAAGGGCGACCTCAGCCGCATGGCCGAGCTGCAGTACGGAGTGATCCCGGACCTGGAGCGCAGCCTGCAGATGGTCGACCAGCACGGCAAGACCGACAACCAGCTGCTGCGCAACAAGGTGACCGAGGAAGAAATCGCCGAAGTGGTGTCCAAGTGGACCGGCATCCCGGTGGCCAAGATGCTCGAAGGCGAGCGCGAGAAGCTGCTGAAGATGGAAAGCCTGCTGCATGAGCGGGTGATCGGCCAGGACGAGGCGGTGACCGCCGTGGCCAACGCCGTGCGCCGTTCCCGCGCCGGGCTGTCCGATCCGAACCGCCCCAGCGGCTCGTTCCTGTTCCTCGGGCCCACCGGCGTGGGCAAGACCGAACTGTGCAAGGCGCTGGCCGAGTTCCTGTTCGACACCGAAGAGGCCATGGTGCGCATCGACATGTCCGAGTTCATGGAGAAACACTCCGTGGCTCGCCTGATCGGCGCACCGCCAGGCTACGTGGGTTATGAAGAGGGCGGCTACCTGACCGAGGCCGTGCGTCGCAAGCCGTACTCGGTGGTGCTGCTCGACGAGGTGGAGAAGGCCCACCCGGATGTGTTCAACGTGTTGCTGCAGGTGCTGGAAGACGGCCGCCTGACCGACAGCCATGGCCGCACCGTGGACTTCCGCAACACGGTGATCGTGATGACCTCCAACCTGGGCTCGGCGCAGATCCAGGAACTGGCCGGTGATCGCGAAGCGCAGCGCGCGGCGGTGATGGACGCGGTGGGTTCGCACTTCCGTCCGGAGTTCATCAACCGCATCGACGAAGTGGTGGTGTTCGAGCCCCTGGGCCGCGACCAGATCGCCGGTATCACCGAGATCCAGCTCGGCCGCCTGCGTGGCCGCCTGGCCGAGCGCGAGCTGTCGCTGAGCCTGAGCCCGGAGGCATTGGACAAGCTGATCGCCGTCGGTTACGACCCGGTGTATGGCGCACGGCCGCTCAAGCGTGCGATCCAGCGCTGGATCGAGAACCCGCTGGCGCAGTTGATCCTGTCTGGCGAGTTCTTGCCGGGTGCGGCGATCACCGCGAAGGTGCAGGGCGAGGAAATCGTCTTCGCCTGA
- a CDS encoding NAD(P)/FAD-dependent oxidoreductase — protein MTHRIVIVGGGAGGLELATRLGKSLGKRKQAEITLVDANLTHIWKPLLHEVAAGSLNSSEDELNYVAQAKWNHFNFQMGRMSGLDRENKLIQLAATLDDEGRELLPARTLGYDTLVIAVGSNTNDFGTLGAAQHCLFLDSRKQAERFHQQLLNHYLRAHAGDVASEQISVAIVGAGATGVELAAELHNAAHELAAYGLDKIQPKDMHITLIEAGPRVLPALPERISVPVHKTLEKLGVTVMTNAAVSEVTEDGLKTASGEVIQASLKVWAAGIRAPGFLKDIDGLETNRINQLVVRPTLQTTLDDNIFAFGDCAACPQPGSDRNVPPRAQAAHQQASLLAKSLKLRLENKALPTYEYKDYGSLVSLSRFSAVGNLMGNLMGSVKLEGWLARMFYVSLYRMHQMALYGTFRTLMLMLGSKIGRGTEPRLKLH, from the coding sequence ATGACTCATCGCATCGTGATTGTCGGCGGCGGCGCCGGCGGCCTGGAACTGGCGACCCGCCTGGGTAAAAGCCTGGGCAAGCGCAAACAGGCCGAGATCACCCTGGTTGATGCCAACCTGACGCACATCTGGAAGCCCCTGCTGCACGAAGTGGCGGCCGGCTCGCTGAACTCCTCGGAAGACGAGCTGAACTACGTGGCCCAGGCCAAGTGGAACCACTTCAACTTCCAGATGGGCCGCATGAGCGGCCTGGACCGTGAGAACAAACTGATCCAGCTGGCCGCGACCCTCGACGACGAGGGCCGTGAGCTGCTGCCTGCGCGCACCCTCGGCTACGACACCCTGGTGATCGCCGTAGGCAGCAACACCAACGACTTCGGCACCTTGGGCGCGGCGCAGCACTGCCTGTTCCTCGACAGCCGCAAGCAGGCCGAGCGCTTCCACCAGCAACTGCTCAACCACTACCTGCGTGCCCACGCGGGCGATGTGGCCAGCGAGCAGATCAGCGTGGCCATCGTCGGTGCCGGCGCCACCGGCGTGGAGTTGGCGGCCGAGCTGCACAACGCCGCCCACGAGCTGGCGGCCTACGGCCTGGACAAGATCCAGCCGAAAGACATGCACATCACCCTCATCGAGGCCGGCCCGCGGGTGCTGCCAGCACTGCCGGAGCGCATCAGCGTGCCGGTGCACAAGACCCTGGAAAAACTCGGCGTGACGGTGATGACCAATGCCGCGGTCAGCGAAGTGACCGAGGATGGCCTGAAGACCGCCTCGGGCGAAGTGATCCAGGCCAGCTTGAAGGTCTGGGCGGCTGGCATTCGCGCGCCGGGCTTCCTCAAGGACATCGATGGCCTGGAGACCAACCGCATCAACCAGCTGGTGGTGCGCCCGACCTTGCAGACTACCCTGGACGACAACATCTTCGCCTTCGGCGACTGCGCCGCCTGCCCGCAACCGGGCAGCGACCGCAATGTGCCGCCAAGGGCCCAGGCCGCGCACCAGCAGGCCTCGCTGCTGGCCAAGAGCCTCAAGCTGCGCCTGGAGAACAAGGCGCTGCCGACCTACGAGTACAAGGACTACGGCTCGCTGGTGTCACTGTCGCGCTTCTCGGCTGTGGGTAACTTGATGGGCAACCTGATGGGCAGCGTGAAGCTGGAAGGCTGGCTGGCGCGGATGTTCTATGTGTCGCTGTATCGTATGCACCAGATGGCGCTGTACGGGACCTTCCGCACCTTGATGCTGATGCTGGGCAGCAAGATTGGCCGGGGCACCGAGCCGCGTCTGAAGCTGCACTGA
- the rluD gene encoding 23S rRNA pseudouridine(1911/1915/1917) synthase RluD has protein sequence MSEIIQLSAEVPSELGGQRLDQVAAQLFAEYSRSRLSSWIKDGRLTVDGAVLRPRDTVHTGSILALEAEQEAQGEWVAQDIELDIVYEDDQILVINKPAGLVVHPAAGHPDGTLLNALLHHVPDIVNVPRAGIVHRLDKDTTGLMVVAKTLQAQTNLVDQLQKRSVSRIYECIVVGVVIAGGKIDAPIGRHGGERQRMAVTEGGKPAVSHYRVLKRFRSHTHVRVKLETGRTHQIRVHMAHVGYPLVGDQTYGARFRIPPAASVAMVEAVKHFPRQALHARFLALDHPTTGERMEWKSELPDDFQWLLSLLDQDRESFIG, from the coding sequence ATGTCCGAGATCATTCAACTTAGCGCAGAGGTCCCGTCCGAACTGGGCGGCCAACGCCTCGACCAGGTCGCCGCCCAATTGTTCGCCGAGTACTCGCGTTCGCGCCTGTCCTCGTGGATCAAGGATGGCCGCCTGACCGTCGATGGCGCGGTGCTGCGACCGCGCGACACCGTCCACACCGGCTCCATCCTGGCCCTCGAAGCCGAGCAGGAGGCCCAGGGCGAATGGGTGGCTCAGGACATCGAGCTGGACATCGTCTACGAGGACGACCAGATCCTGGTGATCAACAAGCCGGCCGGGCTGGTGGTCCACCCGGCGGCCGGTCACCCCGACGGTACCTTGCTCAACGCCCTGCTGCACCATGTCCCGGACATCGTCAACGTGCCGCGCGCCGGCATCGTGCACCGCCTGGACAAGGACACCACCGGCCTGATGGTGGTGGCCAAGACCCTGCAGGCGCAGACCAACCTCGTCGACCAGCTGCAAAAACGTTCGGTCAGCCGTATCTACGAGTGCATCGTGGTCGGCGTGGTGATCGCCGGCGGCAAGATCGACGCGCCGATCGGCCGTCACGGCGGCGAGCGCCAGCGCATGGCGGTGACCGAGGGTGGCAAGCCGGCCGTCAGCCACTACCGCGTGCTCAAGCGCTTCCGTTCGCACACCCATGTGCGGGTCAAGCTGGAAACCGGCCGCACCCACCAGATCCGTGTGCACATGGCCCACGTCGGCTATCCGCTGGTCGGCGACCAGACCTACGGTGCACGCTTCCGCATCCCGCCGGCCGCCAGCGTGGCCATGGTCGAGGCGGTCAAGCACTTCCCGCGTCAGGCCCTGCACGCGCGTTTCCTGGCGCTGGACCACCCGACCACGGGTGAGCGCATGGAATGGAAGTCGGAGTTGCCGGACGACTTCCAGTGGCTGCTGTCGCTGCTTGACCAGGACCGCGAGAGCTTCATCGGATGA
- the coaE gene encoding dephospho-CoA kinase (Dephospho-CoA kinase (CoaE) performs the final step in coenzyme A biosynthesis.), giving the protein MSTAPFTPWILGLTGGIGSGKSAAAERFVELGVHLVDADQAARWVVEPGRPALASIVERFGPGVLLEDGQLDRGALRQQIFADPAQRQWLEQLLHPLIGQEIFSYLAKAETPYAVYVSPLLIESGQFSKTQRILVIDAPTELQVQRTLQRDNTNPEQVQAILKAQLAREERLRHADDVVVNDRDLQSLHDEIDRLHHFYLTLRGGQP; this is encoded by the coding sequence ATGAGCACAGCGCCTTTCACCCCCTGGATTCTCGGCCTGACCGGCGGCATCGGCAGCGGCAAGAGCGCCGCCGCCGAGCGTTTCGTCGAGCTGGGCGTGCACCTGGTCGATGCCGACCAGGCCGCGCGCTGGGTTGTCGAGCCAGGGCGCCCTGCCCTGGCCAGCATCGTCGAACGCTTCGGCCCGGGCGTATTGCTCGAGGACGGCCAGCTCGACCGTGGCGCCTTGCGCCAGCAGATCTTCGCCGACCCTGCGCAACGGCAATGGCTGGAGCAGCTGCTGCACCCGCTGATCGGCCAGGAGATCTTCAGCTACCTGGCCAAGGCCGAGACGCCCTATGCGGTGTATGTGTCGCCGCTGTTGATCGAGTCGGGGCAGTTCAGCAAGACCCAGCGCATCTTGGTGATCGATGCGCCGACCGAGTTGCAGGTGCAGCGCACCTTGCAGCGGGACAACACCAATCCTGAGCAGGTGCAGGCGATTCTCAAGGCCCAGTTGGCCCGGGAAGAGCGCCTGCGCCATGCCGATGACGTGGTGGTCAATGATCGTGACCTGCAATCGCTGCACGACGAGATCGACCGCCTGCACCACTTTTACCTGACTTTGCGAGGAGGCCAGCCATGA
- a CDS encoding prepilin peptidase — MNAWAVVVDHPPFFYILAAVLGLLVGSFINVLAYRLPLMLERQWQREAQEVLGLPQAEHERFDLCLPASHCPHCQRPIRAWENIPVLSYLALRGRCSGCKARISVRYPLVELATALLSLLVAWHFGPGVEALAVMLLTWGLIGLSLIDAEHQLLPDVLVLPLLWLGLVVNAFGLLVPLADAVWGAVAGYLSLWTVYWVFKLVTGKEGMGFGDFKLLAMLGAWGGWQVLPLTLMLASLVGALIGLTLVRLKRTQMGAALPFGPYLAIAGWIAVLWGDEIVASYLQLLGT; from the coding sequence ATGAATGCCTGGGCCGTCGTCGTCGATCATCCGCCGTTCTTCTACATCCTGGCCGCCGTGCTGGGGTTGCTGGTGGGCAGTTTTATCAATGTGCTGGCGTACCGGCTGCCGCTGATGCTCGAGCGCCAGTGGCAGCGCGAGGCGCAGGAGGTGCTGGGGTTGCCGCAGGCCGAGCACGAGCGTTTCGACCTGTGCCTGCCGGCGTCGCATTGCCCCCACTGCCAGCGCCCGATCCGGGCGTGGGAAAACATTCCGGTGTTGAGTTACCTGGCCTTGCGCGGGCGTTGCTCGGGGTGCAAGGCGCGGATCAGTGTGCGCTATCCACTGGTTGAATTGGCCACCGCCCTGCTGTCGCTGCTGGTGGCGTGGCATTTCGGGCCGGGCGTGGAGGCGCTGGCGGTGATGCTGCTGACCTGGGGCTTGATCGGCTTGAGCCTGATCGATGCCGAGCACCAGTTGCTGCCGGATGTACTGGTGCTGCCGCTGTTGTGGCTGGGGTTGGTGGTCAACGCCTTCGGGCTGCTGGTGCCGCTGGCCGACGCGGTGTGGGGCGCGGTGGCGGGCTACCTGAGTTTGTGGACGGTGTACTGGGTGTTCAAGCTGGTAACCGGCAAGGAGGGCATGGGCTTTGGCGACTTCAAGCTGCTGGCCATGCTCGGGGCCTGGGGCGGTTGGCAGGTTTTGCCGCTGACCTTGATGCTGGCCTCGCTGGTGGGGGCGCTGATCGGGCTGACGCTGGTGCGTTTGAAGCGCACGCAAATGGGCGCTGCGTTGCCTTTCGGGCCTTATCTGGCCATTGCGGGGTGGATCGCGGTGCTCTGGGGTGATGAAATAGTCGCTTCTTACCTGCAACTGCTTGGAACCTGA
- a CDS encoding outer membrane protein assembly factor BamD codes for MQVKHLLLIAILGLTAACSSNKEVIDENLSEAELYQQAQADLDNSSYTSAVNKLKALESRYPFGRYADQAQLELIYANYKNSEPEAAKSAAERFIRLHPQHPNVDYAYYLKGLTSFDQDRGLLARFLPLDMTKRDPGAARDSYNEFAQLTSRFPNSRYAPDAKQRMIYLRNLLASYEIHVANYYLSREAYVAAANRGRYVVENFQETPSVGDGLAVMVESYQRMHLDELAATSLETLKLNYPDHPSLVDGQFVTKVDENGNRSWLSKATLGLIDTQAPLPPGETRANQDVVKQFQDARSEMPEELLPKDENGDPILPEGPKEAEKDRSWFSYMTFGLFD; via the coding sequence ATGCAAGTGAAACACCTGCTGCTGATCGCCATCCTCGGGCTCACCGCTGCCTGTTCCTCGAACAAGGAAGTCATTGACGAGAACCTCAGCGAGGCCGAGCTGTACCAGCAGGCGCAGGCCGACCTGGACAACTCCAGCTACACCAGCGCCGTGAACAAGCTCAAGGCCCTGGAGTCGCGCTACCCGTTCGGCCGCTACGCCGACCAGGCCCAGCTCGAGCTGATCTACGCCAACTACAAGAACTCCGAGCCCGAGGCCGCCAAATCCGCCGCCGAGCGCTTCATCCGCCTGCACCCGCAGCACCCGAACGTCGACTACGCCTACTACCTCAAGGGCCTGACCTCGTTCGACCAGGACCGTGGCCTGCTGGCGCGCTTCCTGCCGCTGGACATGACCAAGCGTGACCCGGGCGCCGCCCGCGACTCGTACAACGAGTTCGCCCAGCTGACCAGCCGCTTCCCCAACAGCCGCTACGCCCCGGATGCCAAGCAGCGCATGATCTACCTGCGCAACCTGCTGGCCTCCTACGAAATCCACGTGGCCAACTACTACCTGAGCCGCGAGGCCTATGTCGCCGCCGCCAACCGTGGCCGCTATGTGGTGGAGAACTTCCAGGAAACCCCGTCGGTGGGTGATGGCCTGGCAGTGATGGTCGAGTCGTACCAGCGCATGCACCTGGACGAACTGGCGGCCACCAGCCTCGAGACTCTCAAGCTCAACTACCCGGACCACCCGAGCCTGGTCGATGGCCAGTTCGTCACCAAGGTGGACGAAAACGGCAACCGCTCGTGGCTGTCCAAGGCCACCCTGGGCCTGATCGACACCCAGGCGCCGCTGCCACCGGGCGAGACCCGCGCCAACCAGGACGTGGTCAAGCAGTTCCAGGATGCTCGCTCGGAAATGCCCGAAGAGCTGCTGCCCAAGGACGAGAACGGCGACCCGATCCTGCCGGAAGGTCCGAAGGAAGCCGAGAAAGACCGTTCCTGGTTCAGCTACATGACCTTCGGTCTGTTCGACTGA
- a CDS encoding DUF1780 domain-containing protein codes for MDDSDYLRLLTIQAEQANAFLSNARKWERERWVCQRLLQGLNIPYRSEDFTPAGQEPPDVLFRDAAFEVFFVLDEGRRLNDEWREELQRRRSAFSLAQLVRREQRPRRISAQELLARLAPTLRKKSHNYRERGLDLGELDIIAFASLKREVLDLNSHFPPPTEYLRQGWRSLSLVGPTFARVLFAHPDAPDFLRGNLGRSIVFDVGISL; via the coding sequence ATGGATGACTCAGACTACCTGCGCCTGCTTACCATCCAGGCCGAACAAGCCAATGCGTTCCTGTCCAATGCCCGCAAATGGGAGCGCGAGCGTTGGGTCTGCCAGCGCCTGCTGCAAGGGCTGAACATTCCCTACCGCAGCGAGGACTTCACCCCGGCCGGGCAGGAGCCGCCGGATGTGCTGTTCCGCGACGCGGCATTCGAAGTGTTCTTCGTGCTCGACGAGGGCCGCCGGCTCAACGATGAATGGCGCGAGGAGCTGCAACGGCGGCGCAGCGCGTTTTCCCTGGCCCAGCTGGTGCGCCGCGAGCAGCGGCCCCGAAGGATCAGCGCCCAGGAACTGCTGGCGCGCCTGGCGCCAACGCTGCGCAAGAAATCACACAACTACCGCGAACGCGGGCTGGACCTGGGCGAGCTGGACATCATCGCCTTCGCCAGCCTCAAGCGCGAAGTGCTCGACCTCAACAGCCATTTCCCGCCGCCCACCGAGTACCTGCGCCAGGGTTGGCGCTCGCTGTCGCTGGTGGGGCCGACCTTCGCCCGGGTGCTGTTCGCCCATCCGGACGCGCCGGATTTCCTGCGCGGCAACCTGGGGCGCAGCATCGTGTTCGACGTAGGCATCAGTCTTTGA
- the pgeF gene encoding peptidoglycan editing factor PgeF, protein MSGLAQSLILPDWPAPASVRACVTTREGGVSLPPYASFNLGDHVGDDPQAVAENRRRLSDEFAIQPAWLKQVHGLVVADANPAVVAEADASWTDQPGIACTVMTADCLPALFCDRAGTRVAAAHAGWRGLAGGVLEATLDRLALAPEEVLVWLGPAIGPQAFEVGLEVRDAFTAVHPEAAEAFVEGERAGKLMADIYQLARIRLAARGVTAVYGGGFCTVSDSRFFSYRRTPQGGRFASLVWLQPR, encoded by the coding sequence ATGAGTGGCCTGGCGCAGTCGCTGATCCTTCCCGACTGGCCGGCCCCGGCCTCGGTTCGCGCCTGTGTCACCACCCGCGAGGGCGGCGTCAGCCTGCCGCCCTACGCCTCCTTCAATCTCGGTGACCACGTGGGCGATGACCCGCAGGCGGTCGCCGAGAACCGTCGTCGCCTGAGTGACGAATTCGCCATCCAGCCCGCCTGGCTCAAGCAGGTGCATGGGCTGGTGGTGGCCGACGCCAACCCCGCCGTGGTTGCCGAAGCCGATGCCAGCTGGACCGACCAGCCGGGCATCGCTTGCACTGTGATGACTGCCGATTGCCTGCCTGCACTGTTCTGCGACCGCGCCGGTACCCGTGTCGCGGCCGCCCATGCCGGCTGGCGCGGGCTGGCCGGTGGCGTGCTGGAGGCCACCCTTGACCGCCTGGCGCTGGCGCCTGAAGAGGTATTGGTGTGGCTGGGGCCCGCCATCGGGCCGCAGGCGTTCGAGGTAGGGCTGGAAGTGCGCGATGCCTTCACTGCCGTGCATCCCGAGGCGGCTGAGGCGTTTGTCGAGGGCGAGCGTGCGGGCAAGCTGATGGCCGATATCTACCAGCTGGCGCGGATCCGCCTGGCGGCGCGTGGCGTTACCGCCGTTTATGGTGGCGGGTTCTGCACGGTCAGCGACTCGCGTTTCTTCTCTTATCGCCGCACCCCGCAGGGTGGGCGCTTTGCTTCGTTGGTCTGGTTGCAGCCGCGCTGA
- the yacG gene encoding DNA gyrase inhibitor YacG gives MSQPMTVDCPTCGAPVEWGEKSPFRPFCSDRCKLIDLGAWAAEEHKIAGAEESEDELYSGDLEPRH, from the coding sequence ATGAGCCAGCCGATGACCGTTGATTGCCCGACCTGTGGGGCGCCTGTGGAATGGGGGGAGAAGAGCCCGTTCCGGCCGTTCTGCTCGGACCGCTGCAAGCTGATCGACCTGGGGGCCTGGGCGGCCGAGGAGCATAAGATCGCGGGGGCCGAAGAGTCCGAGGATGAGCTGTATTCGGGGGATCTGGAGCCGCGGCACTAA
- a CDS encoding dihydrofolate reductase family protein — MPLKASVFIATSLDGYIAREDGGLDWLMGATQSTDDHGYAGFMAGVDTLVMGRGTFDKVMTFGEWPYPDTRVVVVSSTLEALPRGVPERVELHPGPIPALLEHLQATGAKSLYLDGGKLIQGFLREGLVDELTITRIPVLLGQGIPLFGGLAKDVLLQHMRTTSYESGFVQSTYRVVR; from the coding sequence ATGCCACTCAAAGCCAGTGTTTTCATCGCCACCAGCCTGGACGGCTATATCGCCCGTGAAGACGGCGGCCTCGATTGGCTGATGGGCGCCACCCAATCTACTGACGACCATGGCTATGCCGGGTTCATGGCGGGCGTCGATACGCTGGTGATGGGGCGCGGCACTTTCGACAAGGTCATGACCTTTGGCGAGTGGCCGTATCCGGATACCCGGGTGGTGGTGGTCAGCAGTACCCTCGAGGCGCTGCCCAGAGGTGTGCCAGAGCGCGTCGAGCTGCACCCGGGGCCGATCCCGGCGTTGCTCGAGCACCTGCAGGCCACGGGCGCGAAAAGCCTGTACCTGGATGGCGGCAAGCTGATTCAGGGGTTCTTGCGCGAGGGGTTGGTGGACGAGCTGACCATCACCCGCATTCCCGTGCTGCTGGGGCAGGGGATACCGTTGTTCGGCGGGTTGGCGAAGGATGTGCTGTTGCAGCACATGAGGACGACCAGCTACGAGAGCGGGTTTGTGCAGAGCACGTATCGCGTGGTGCGTTGA
- a CDS encoding energy-coupling factor ABC transporter permease, which yields MADRDIVQVISAQVLSSTSLTLGWLGYVPLLVWAASRTRWVELFTDTRRQHLLFGTVFCLFVLWLVRRDFDTGVSYHFIGMTAVTLLLDWPLAVLGGFLAQLGLLLLGRQDLAAIGVNGLLIVGLPVLVTEVCAILVERAQPRNLFVYIFCCGFFPAALTVLVCLAAGLGVLWMDERFAMPEWLSDFVGYLWLMMFPEAFINGTVISALVVFCPEWLETFNRSRYLQAPWKDEEK from the coding sequence ATGGCCGACAGGGATATTGTTCAGGTGATCAGCGCACAGGTCTTGTCCAGCACCAGCCTCACCCTTGGCTGGCTCGGTTACGTGCCCCTGCTGGTCTGGGCCGCCAGCCGCACGCGCTGGGTGGAGCTGTTTACCGACACCCGCCGCCAGCACCTGCTGTTCGGTACGGTGTTCTGCCTGTTCGTGCTGTGGCTGGTGCGGCGTGATTTCGATACCGGCGTGTCGTATCACTTCATCGGCATGACCGCGGTGACCCTGCTGCTGGACTGGCCGCTGGCGGTGCTCGGTGGCTTCCTGGCTCAGCTTGGGCTGTTGCTGCTCGGCCGCCAGGACCTTGCCGCCATCGGCGTCAACGGCCTGCTGATCGTTGGCTTGCCGGTGCTGGTCACCGAGGTGTGCGCGATCCTGGTCGAGCGTGCCCAGCCGCGTAACCTGTTTGTGTATATCTTCTGTTGCGGTTTTTTCCCCGCCGCGCTGACCGTGCTGGTATGCCTGGCGGCCGGGCTGGGGGTGTTGTGGATGGACGAGCGGTTCGCCATGCCCGAGTGGCTCAGCGACTTTGTTGGTTACCTGTGGTTGATGATGTTCCCCGAGGCGTTCATCAATGGCACGGTAATCAGTGCCTTGGTGGTGTTCTGCCCCGAGTGGCTGGAGACCTTCAACCGCAGCCGTTACCTGCAGGCACCGTGGAAGGATGAGGAGAAATGA